GTTTATAAAATAATACTCTTGATACATTTATATTACACATAATAAGTATACATTGGAATTCTTGACTTCCATTAACCACTATTGCCTGTGGGACAATTATATGGCAGTTTCACGCACATTTTATCATATATtacattcatttttaaagatgataaaatcaCAACTGCTAAAAGCAGGATTTTCGCTATCTAACTATTTTCAGACGGCATTTCTTGACGAAACTAGGCAAGATGTGTCATATCCAGGTGATTTTGATAGTAATCAACAAATACAGGATACTAGACTGCCTACATTGTTACGGCCTATCTTTGACTCATTTAGACCGTATTTTAAGCTAACATATCcggaaattttgaataaTGTGCGATGCTTGGTATTACCTGTTGGTAAGGTTAAACATCTGGTCCCTGATTTGTACATACCAACTGTTTCTATAGTAACATTTATACTGATAAATTCAATATTGTCATGTACAAATTCTTCCGGAACAACAACATTTGGAGATGCCCTGTCGCGTTCTCTTTACAGGGTTATATTTGTACACCTCGGTGAAATTACTCTATTGACAATtcttttgtattttatatcatctgGAGGTTATTCTAAACCGATTTCTGGCAATTTTTTGCAACAAAGTAACCAAAACTTTCACGGTAATCTGCATCAACCAGCCAGTAGCACACAGCCATATGGAGTCACGCAATTTACGGAAGAGAGTTCTATAATGAAACAATCTAATTTTCAAAAGGCTTCAATCAAATTGCCGGAAAAATTATTCATAGTAGGATATAAATACTTACTGATAGACAATTTTCTAATCGCAGCATCAATTATACCCCTCAAGATGGGCAAAATCGTACTGATCATATATGTGTGCGCTTCCGCACTGATCTTCTCATTGAGATCCATAAAATCTCTAGGGAACACTTCGAATCCTCTCATATTTGTGTTCCCAGTTTTGCAACCCCTTTTCTTCTATATACTATTACCCAAGTAAACGGTGGAATGAATTATTATAATGCAATTTTTATGCGATATTATTGTTATTTACACTTTGGCATTTAATAGTAACTACTGTTCATGGTGAGAAAGGAGAATCAAGGAATCCCCGCGTATGAATACAGTTCCACTGTCCCTCTGTACACTCtaaaaaattttgaattGTCGCATATGcacaaaacaaacctttttgATCTCTTCATTTGTTGTTGGCTCAATTTCGGCAGTTGTAATTGTCTCCTTGGCGTCGGACAGGATCATATTGCAATGCTCATCATAGGCCTGATTGAATCTTATGTACACATTGAACCATAATACTTACGTGTAATCTTCCAACTATCTCTCTACCACCTTTACATCTCAAATATATTACTTCATCTAGATTCAAGCGGATCATGTCCAGTGGTTCTGCGAGCTAGTATAACACATACATGTGTTTGACATACGCTGAAGAGAGCCTGTCGTCGCCATGGCGATAAAAATATGTATAACAAAGCTGTCTACCGTTATGCGCAATGATTTATACTTTATGCTGAGTGCCCAAGTTGATTCCCCATAAAGTGATAGTTTTCTGAGTTTGGCCTTAGAAGCATGCTCGCATCATTTCATGaattatgaaaatggaagattccaaatattTCCTTAGAAAGCACATTTCTAGGCTCGGAGAGCGTAGGAATATCTCCTTGAGGAATATcaaatattccaaactCGTAGAGAAAAACAACAAAAAGGGTAACTTTTATAACATTGCTATTTCACACCTCGTAATTTAGGGGAAAGTGATATTTATGGGTGCTTAGAAGTAGAAGGTTTCTCTTCAGAATTGGCAGAGTATCCTGAGCACATAAATACGAGGTTAGTAAATTTTCATTTAAATAAATCACTTTCTTGTAGCTTCGATCTCTTGTGTGAGGTTTCTAAGTTTTTTGGGGATAAAGATCATTTGGGATCACGCAGTAGGACCCTCTTGCCAGATGGTTCGGAAAAGTTGGGTAGCTATGTCTTCACATCGTACAACCACTCGGTAAATACAGTGAAAGTTATCGGTACAGCCTTGACTTTTGAGTGTTTGCCTGAGAAATCGACCTTTGATTGCCCTATATTGAAGGAAGCATACATTTTGGGAATATGGGCAGTTAATTGCCCATATTGGTTGCTAACTGATTACGCATCTATTGCTTATGGCATTATCACAGTTCCAATGTATGAAACTCTTGGGGATGAGGCTCTATTGAACATTATGTCTACGACTCAGATGAAGATAATGTGTATAGATTCCAAGAAATTGCCTATACTAAAACGTCTGTCTAGCAAGATAAAGTATTTGGAAACCATAATCATATTCGATACGGTCGCAGACGGTGATATGGAGATCATAAAGGAGTTAGGATTGAAGTACTTGCTCATGGATGATTTGGTAGAGAAATACAAGGATAGAGTCAAAGAACCACTTAAATCCAAACGTACTGATATCTGTACAATAATATATACATCTGGTACATCAGGCGCACCAAAAGGCTCTGTTTATACCAATGAAGGCATACTTTCCTTGGGTACAAGGCTATCGAATGTCGAGAATAGAATTAGAATGCAACAATATGCAACAGTTCTCAGCTACCTCCCACTCACACATGTATATCAGCGTTTCGTAGAACACTTTTGCTGTACATATGCAGTGCGTATAGGGTATTATTCTGGGAATATAAGGGCGATACTGGATGATCTGAATGAACTCCGTCCAACGATTTTTATTGGTGTTCCCAGGGTTTTCACGAAGATATTACACAAGATTCGCACTGGAATTGAGGCAAAACCCCGTCTTGTTCGTTATATTATGAAGAGAGCTCTTGAGAGAAAGCGTGAGACTTTCAAAACATCCCCAGAAGATCCAACTCATTGGCTTTACGACATATTTATGAAAAAGGTCAAGAGTCAATTTGGTGGTGCAATAGAATCCTTTGTATTAGGTTCTGCGGCAATGACTGAATCTGATATAACAGATTTCCAAGCGTTTCTAACAGCGCCAGTTTCAGAGGGTTGGGGAACCACGGAGGTTGGAGTTGCATTTTTGCAGGATTATCGCGATACTACAAAGGGTACAATTGGAGGACCTTTGCATGGAGTTCAGTTCAAGCTTCGTTCCATTGAGGCACTTGAATATGATGCAAGAGGTACACCCCCTAGAGGGGAGCTCCTTGTAAAATCTCCGGGAATTATGCTTGGTTACCTTGCCAATCCCTCACTCACATCTGAAGTCCTCGATTCTGATGGATGGTATCACACCGGTGATGTTGTTGAACTTTTGGATAATATGGGTGTAAAGATATTGGATAGGGCCaggaatatttttaaaattagTCAGGGCGAATATATTGCACCAGATAAGCTTGAGAATGCGTATGTGAACGCCAAACTAGTTGAACAAGTTTATGTTCATGGGGAATCTACAGAATGTCACATAGTTGGCATAGTAGTTGTAGCTTCGGAAGAGGTACAGAAATGGGCAAGCCAGAAAGGCTTAAACAAGCCCGTTTCTGACTTACTGCATGATACGGAGCTGATAAATGCAGTTCGCAAGCAATTCGATGAAATTGCAAACGCACAAAACTTCAACTCTCTTGAAAGACTGAAGATATTCAAATTAGTAGATCAGTTATTTAGTACTGAGAATGGTCTATTGACGCCAACATTCAAATCTGTGCGATTCAAGATTAAAGCTTACTACGAATCCGAAATAAAGGAAATGTATAATTCAACTAGAGAACAGTTACAAGAATCTTGATTCGCATTTAGGGCAATCTGCGATTTCTAAGTATTTGTACTATGTGATTTTTTGGATCAGCGTTTGACATTAACTTGTATATCTTCTTCAAGTCATAATTCGTGGGTGATAGATCttttagaatctttgtTAGTATAGATTTAGAAGATTCTGTACAAGTGATTgtcttttcattttctggTTGCAATTCGCCAGTTGCCTCCAGACAAGCTAGTAGGTAGAGAGTGAAGGCAATTTTAGATCTATTACCGTCTTGTATGTGCCCTAGTGCATCGTAGAATGTTTTTACGAGGTTGTCGTCTTTGGCGGATACATAGGCATCTATTGTCTTCATGAGATCGTCAATGTTTTCACATGTGCTTACGGGTTCCCTTTCGCTGTTCACCCCAGTCGTAAGTCCGAATATTGTATTCTTTGGAATGAGATTCCCCTTATTTGCAATGATGTAGTGTATTAGGGGACTCAAGCCATTCCCGTTTATTATGGCAAAGAGTACACTAATAAATATGCTATTATGGCGTATATTTGCTCGCATCTCAATTATTTGTCCGCTTATTATACATTCATACGTCATTGTACTAAAGTTCTCACATGCAGTGAAGCACTGCAATGCATCCGGATTTTTGTCTATTACTTCTTCAATTTTGAGATTGTATGTGTTATCGAGTATGATGCGATACACTGTACTTCCAGAATCAATTGCGTTTATTTGCGCCAAATTACCATCTACCATGTAGAG
This region of Theileria equi strain WA chromosome 1, complete sequence genomic DNA includes:
- a CDS encoding hypothetical protein (encoded by transcript BEWA_018270A) — encoded protein: MAVSRTFYHILHSFLKMIKSQLLKAGFSLSNYFQTAFLDETRQDVSYPGDFDSNQQIQDTRLPTLLRPIFDSFRPYFKLTYPEILNNVRCLVLPVGKVKHLVPDLYIPTVSIVTFILINSILSCTNSSGTTTFGDALSRSLYRVIFVHLGEITLLTILLYFISSGGYSKPISGNFLQQSNQNFHGNLHQPASSTQPYGVTQFTEESSIMKQSNFQKASIKLPEKLFIVGYKYLLIDNFLIAASIIPLKMGKIVLIIYVCASALIFSLRSIKSLGNTSNPLIFVFPVLQPLFFYILLPK
- a CDS encoding long-chain acyl-CoA synthetase, putative (encoded by transcript BEWA_018290A) → MEDSKYFLRKHISRLGERRNISLRNIKYSKLVEKNNKKGESDIYGCLEVEGFSSELAEYPEHINTRLVNFHLNKSLSCSFDLLCEVSKFFGDKDHLGSRSRTLLPDGSEKLGSYVFTSYNHSVNTVKVIGTALTFECLPEKSTFDCPILKEAYILGIWAVNCPYWLLTDYASIAYGIITVPMYETLGDEALLNIMSTTQMKIMCIDSKKLPILKRLSSKIKYLETIIIFDTVADGDMEIIKELGLKYLLMDDLVEKYKDRVKEPLKSKRTDICTIIYTSGTSGAPKGSVYTNEGILSLGTRLSNVENRIRMQQYATVLSYLPLTHVYQRFVEHFCCTYAVRIGYYSGNIRAILDDLNELRPTIFIGVPRVFTKILHKIRTGIEAKPRLVRYIMKRALERKRETFKTSPEDPTHWLYDIFMKKVKSQFGGAIESFVLGSAAMTESDITDFQAFLTAPVSEGWGTTEVGVAFLQDYRDTTKGTIGGPLHGVQFKLRSIEALEYDARGTPPRGELLVKSPGIMLGYLANPSLTSEVLDSDGWYHTGDVVELLDNMGVKILDRARNIFKISQGEYIAPDKLENAYVNAKLVEQVYVHGESTECHIVGIVVVASEEVQKWASQKGLNKPVSDLLHDTELINAVRKQFDEIANAQNFNSLERLKIFKLVDQLFSTENGLLTPTFKSVRFKIKAYYESEIKEMYNSTREQLQES
- a CDS encoding U6 small nuclear ribonucleoprotein, putative (encoded by transcript BEWA_018280A) — translated: MATTGSLQQPLDMIRLNLDEVIYLRCKGGREIVGRLHAYDEHCNMILSDAKETITTAEIEPTTNEEIKKSVQRDSGTVFIRGDSLILLSHHEQ